Proteins found in one Paenibacillus borealis genomic segment:
- a CDS encoding right-handed parallel beta-helix repeat-containing protein, which produces MEETVSAEQQIESELQLYVDPHSGNDSGSGSREEPYRTISAAQSAVREALSGGHTGQITVILGGGIYELAQPLRFGSGDAAGIRCRVLYRNAEGETPVVVGGTVLSGWELWQDGIWRTTLPQGTRFQTLYAGGERVVKARLPAAGYFESAASVEGREQEGIIAREGDVPEQLETKGLQMFIWPGEGEWNWASETIPVRRIDHSTGWIELARSTIWGIGAGSRYFLQGSLSFLREPGQFHLDEAEAMLYYRPKRGTPLEERIIAPSMLRVFEIYGEDESRRVSGLAFQGLTLACTDFYEDYKMMRSEPGMDNVEPDEQRNGVIYIRNAEDIEISDCHIRESGSCGIFLDRSAQRIVIDGNRIQTVGHTAVYASGYAPGEGSFREVEDANQNKGHRITNNRISHGGELIGHGSGIVLYQCGDCEVSHNRISHMPRYGISLKGQRHQQLPESLWGVAVTRENHWDFLFTRANRISYNDISEVMTDSQDGGMIESWGIGRRNVIHGNRLHHSGIHFSFGFGIYLDDASDDVTVTHNVLDHLYSTGGGKLWMTIFSKGVGNVIRNNLMVDNPQAVNAIGSQEMVGEANRDITVEGNIISGSGHLYCFVNWSPERFRAADRNLFWRGGAVPRITGELPAESVGPNSVWGEEYTWEAWRAVLDGKYDAGTVLADPAFDDGPAGDYRLQPSSPAYALGWEDIDFSQFGPRDRASEAGLAEREVRGTADAEEA; this is translated from the coding sequence ATGGAGGAAACGGTCTCAGCAGAACAGCAGATAGAAAGTGAATTGCAGCTATATGTAGACCCGCACAGCGGGAATGATTCCGGCAGCGGAAGCCGGGAAGAACCGTACCGCACAATTTCTGCCGCGCAGAGTGCGGTGCGCGAAGCCCTAAGCGGAGGACATACAGGGCAGATAACAGTCATTCTCGGCGGGGGCATCTATGAGCTTGCGCAGCCGCTGCGCTTCGGCAGCGGGGATGCAGCGGGTATCCGCTGCCGTGTACTCTACCGCAATGCCGAAGGGGAGACTCCTGTGGTGGTGGGCGGTACGGTTCTCTCCGGCTGGGAGTTATGGCAGGACGGCATCTGGCGTACAACGCTGCCGCAGGGAACCCGGTTTCAGACCCTGTATGCCGGCGGGGAACGGGTAGTGAAAGCCCGTCTCCCGGCGGCGGGTTATTTCGAATCCGCCGCCTCGGTTGAGGGAAGAGAACAGGAGGGCATCATTGCCCGGGAAGGGGACGTGCCGGAGCAGCTGGAGACGAAAGGTCTGCAGATGTTCATCTGGCCGGGAGAAGGGGAGTGGAACTGGGCTTCAGAGACGATTCCGGTGCGGCGGATTGATCACTCTACCGGATGGATCGAGCTTGCGCGCTCCACCATCTGGGGAATTGGCGCTGGCTCACGTTATTTCCTGCAGGGCTCACTATCGTTCCTGCGTGAACCCGGCCAATTTCATCTGGATGAGGCAGAGGCTATGCTGTATTACCGCCCCAAGCGCGGCACTCCGCTGGAGGAGCGGATTATCGCTCCCTCAATGCTCAGAGTGTTTGAAATTTATGGGGAAGACGAGTCCCGCAGGGTATCCGGTCTGGCCTTCCAGGGGCTCACCCTGGCCTGCACTGATTTCTATGAAGACTATAAGATGATGCGCAGTGAGCCGGGAATGGATAATGTTGAGCCGGATGAACAACGTAACGGAGTGATCTATATCCGCAATGCGGAGGATATTGAAATCTCGGATTGCCATATCCGTGAATCGGGCTCCTGCGGGATCTTCCTGGACCGTAGCGCCCAGCGGATAGTAATAGACGGGAACCGTATTCAAACCGTTGGACACACGGCCGTCTACGCCTCGGGTTATGCCCCGGGAGAAGGCAGCTTCCGTGAAGTGGAGGATGCCAATCAGAATAAAGGACACCGGATCACGAACAACCGGATTAGCCATGGCGGAGAGCTCATCGGCCATGGGAGCGGAATTGTCCTGTACCAGTGCGGGGACTGCGAGGTCTCGCATAACCGGATCTCGCACATGCCCCGCTACGGCATCTCGCTCAAAGGGCAGCGTCATCAGCAGTTGCCGGAATCTCTATGGGGTGTAGCCGTGACGCGGGAGAACCATTGGGATTTCCTCTTTACCAGGGCCAACCGGATCAGCTATAACGATATCTCGGAGGTGATGACCGATAGCCAGGACGGGGGGATGATCGAATCCTGGGGAATCGGCCGCCGGAACGTTATCCACGGCAACCGGCTACATCACAGCGGTATCCATTTCTCCTTCGGCTTCGGCATCTATCTGGATGATGCCTCCGATGATGTAACTGTGACGCATAATGTGCTTGATCATCTCTACAGCACTGGCGGGGGAAAGCTATGGATGACGATTTTCTCTAAAGGGGTCGGGAATGTCATCCGCAACAATCTGATGGTGGATAATCCCCAGGCGGTCAACGCTATAGGTTCGCAGGAAATGGTAGGGGAAGCGAACCGGGATATCACCGTGGAGGGCAATATCATCTCGGGATCGGGTCATTTGTACTGCTTCGTCAACTGGAGTCCGGAGCGGTTCCGGGCTGCTGATCGCAACCTGTTCTGGCGCGGTGGTGCCGTCCCCCGGATCACCGGCGAGCTTCCGGCGGAGTCTGTCGGCCCCAATAGTGTATGGGGCGAAGAATACACATGGGAAGCCTGGCGTGCTGTACTGGACGGCAAATATGATGCCGGTACCGTCTTGGCCGATCCCGCTTTCGATGATGGTCCGGCAGGGGACTACCGGCTGCAGCCTTCTTCACCGGCGTACGCCTTAGGCTGGGAGGATATCGATTTCTCACAGTTTGGCCCGCGTGACAGAGCTTCAGAAGCAGGTCTGGCGGAGAGAGAAGTGAGGGGGACGGCAGATGCAGAAGAAGCTTGA
- a CDS encoding fibronectin type III domain-containing protein yields the protein MTSKPKHASKLKVRIFCILGAVSLLLPAVPATPAFAATVNVTAYGANGGDTADDKAAFQSAVDAAVSGDTVLIPAGTYYLSGTVNSKSGVKIAGASRDSVIIKFTPGATAATFFYLHNALNAEVSDMTLDGGNNTAAQSAVTSEDSDGNKMRNLRVKDFVASSGFGPFALYAVRSTHIEISGNTITNTGVNSDWGGGVRAGWGSSYALIENNTIADTGRGGIFVNDDSPYAIVRGNTITGTGKKMEGLGIELHTNVDYSLIENNNVDHWISAVRSKYIAVRNNVVKATDGSVGHMGLEVMVDHGVTSGNLVDGGQQVGMQQSPGTGYQLWNYNTVQNIVMWGMQLQGAGTGQTEQYQYFYKNIWKNGPAGNPAAAYPGYDGNAVRIHGDTRNITFDSNQILNNGRKAIEITTASGVDRISFVNNTITGNSGPSIDQYPSAAADLEWSGNTVSGNGTNTQLTSRGFSDPKPVANFTAPLTVQLGQPITFTNTSTDNGSIVENLWDLGEGIPVTTVSPTYTYQKAGTYKVILGVWDNGGRASVKEQTVTVYAGPPDTTAPTAPGSLSSPSKTDTTVNLTWSASTDNVGVYGYTIYKNGVSTGTTVGAGATSYTVTGLTANTAYSFTVKANDAAGNLSAASNALSVTTNGPDTVAPSAPANLTSPAKTDISVSLAWSGSTDNIGVTGYNIYKDGVLAGSTTGALSFEVTGLAASTAYSFTVKARDAAGNLSGASNTLSVTTLVSSANWVPCAGENNPCNFTGTKQVRFGANNSYAYGTYTNTVMCSTNAFGTDPAVGFYKTCDVNQGGGSNPTPTPTPTPTPTPTPTPTPTPTPTPTPTATPTVAPTPTATATPTPMPTVAPTPTPTPTPTPTPTPTPTPTPTPTPTPTPTPTATPTVTPTPTPGGLTQVGTITREYWTNVTGGSVSVIPVGTTPTGVTALTSFTSPSNWANSYGERVRGYIVPTVTGVYQFAIAGDNDCELWLSTTNSAANKVLIANVAGWTPAGNWTYQPSQKSGQITLTAGQRYYVEALHKEDQGDDSLSVAWTVPGGGSTFTVIDGAHLAPIQ from the coding sequence ATGACAAGCAAGCCGAAACACGCCTCAAAACTGAAAGTGCGGATATTCTGTATTCTTGGTGCTGTATCGCTTCTCCTGCCAGCCGTGCCGGCAACTCCGGCGTTTGCCGCAACAGTGAATGTAACCGCTTACGGTGCGAACGGCGGGGATACCGCAGACGACAAGGCGGCGTTCCAAAGTGCTGTAGATGCAGCGGTCAGCGGAGATACTGTGCTCATTCCGGCGGGAACCTACTATCTGTCAGGAACCGTCAACAGCAAATCCGGCGTCAAAATTGCCGGGGCCAGCCGGGATTCGGTAATTATCAAGTTCACTCCCGGCGCCACGGCCGCAACCTTCTTCTACCTGCATAATGCGCTGAATGCTGAAGTATCGGACATGACCCTCGACGGAGGCAACAACACCGCAGCCCAGTCTGCCGTTACTTCCGAAGACAGCGACGGCAACAAGATGCGTAATTTGCGGGTCAAGGATTTCGTCGCATCGAGCGGTTTCGGACCTTTTGCGCTATATGCTGTAAGATCGACCCATATTGAGATTTCAGGCAATACAATCACCAACACCGGTGTGAATTCCGACTGGGGAGGCGGGGTACGGGCCGGCTGGGGCTCCAGCTATGCACTGATTGAGAATAATACGATTGCGGATACGGGCCGGGGCGGGATTTTTGTGAATGATGATAGTCCTTACGCCATCGTCCGGGGCAACACCATCACCGGCACCGGCAAAAAGATGGAAGGCCTGGGCATCGAGCTGCATACCAACGTCGACTATTCGCTTATTGAGAACAACAACGTCGATCACTGGATCAGCGCCGTCCGCTCGAAGTATATTGCGGTGCGCAACAATGTAGTCAAAGCAACGGACGGCTCTGTCGGCCACATGGGGCTGGAGGTTATGGTTGACCATGGTGTCACCTCGGGCAATCTCGTAGACGGAGGGCAGCAGGTAGGCATGCAGCAGTCGCCGGGTACGGGCTATCAGCTGTGGAACTACAATACGGTGCAGAACATCGTGATGTGGGGTATGCAGCTGCAGGGTGCCGGTACCGGACAGACGGAGCAGTATCAGTACTTTTATAAGAATATCTGGAAAAATGGACCGGCCGGCAACCCCGCCGCAGCTTATCCGGGGTATGACGGCAATGCCGTGCGGATTCACGGGGATACGCGGAATATCACTTTTGACAGCAATCAGATTCTGAATAACGGCCGGAAGGCTATTGAGATTACGACGGCTTCCGGGGTGGACCGGATCAGCTTCGTTAATAATACCATTACAGGCAACAGCGGACCGTCCATTGACCAGTATCCGTCAGCGGCTGCTGATCTGGAGTGGAGCGGCAATACCGTCAGCGGCAACGGTACGAATACGCAGCTTACCAGCCGGGGCTTCAGTGATCCGAAGCCGGTGGCTAATTTCACTGCACCGCTGACCGTTCAGCTGGGGCAGCCCATCACCTTCACCAATACGTCCACAGACAACGGCAGTATTGTGGAGAATCTTTGGGATCTGGGTGAAGGCATTCCGGTTACCACAGTGAGTCCAACCTATACGTACCAGAAGGCAGGCACCTATAAGGTCATACTTGGTGTCTGGGATAATGGCGGCCGGGCCAGTGTGAAGGAGCAGACGGTGACCGTATACGCTGGTCCGCCGGATACTACGGCTCCTACCGCACCGGGCAGCTTAAGCTCGCCTTCCAAAACAGATACCACAGTCAATCTGACCTGGTCGGCATCCACCGACAATGTGGGGGTATACGGCTATACGATCTATAAAAATGGTGTAAGCACAGGAACTACAGTAGGTGCAGGTGCAACCTCTTATACTGTAACCGGGCTTACAGCGAATACAGCCTACAGCTTCACGGTGAAGGCCAATGATGCGGCGGGCAATCTGTCGGCGGCAAGCAATGCGCTGAGTGTAACGACGAATGGTCCGGATACGGTGGCGCCGAGTGCTCCGGCGAATCTCACTTCTCCGGCCAAGACGGACATCAGCGTCAGCCTCGCCTGGAGCGGCTCCACCGACAATATTGGAGTCACAGGCTACAATATTTATAAGGATGGCGTACTGGCCGGTTCCACCACGGGTGCGCTCAGCTTTGAGGTGACGGGTCTTGCGGCAAGCACAGCCTATAGCTTCACTGTCAAGGCAAGGGATGCAGCAGGCAACCTGTCGGGGGCGAGCAATACGCTGAGTGTAACCACCCTGGTCTCCTCGGCCAACTGGGTTCCTTGTGCCGGTGAGAACAATCCTTGTAACTTCACAGGCACCAAGCAGGTACGCTTCGGAGCGAACAACAGCTACGCCTACGGCACCTACACCAATACGGTCATGTGCTCGACGAATGCCTTCGGCACCGATCCGGCCGTGGGTTTCTACAAGACCTGTGATGTGAACCAGGGCGGAGGCAGCAATCCGACGCCAACGCCGACACCGACACCGACGCCAACACCAACACCGACGCCGACACCAACACCAACACCGACGCCGACACCGACGGCAACGCCAACGGTAGCACCGACACCAACGGCGACAGCGACGCCAACACCAATGCCAACGGTAGCACCGACACCAACACCAACACCAACACCAACACCAACACCAACACCAACACCAACACCAACACCAACACCAACACCAACACCAACACCAACACCAACGGCGACGCCAACAGTAACACCAACTCCGACGCCGGGTGGTCTGACTCAGGTCGGGACGATTACCCGTGAATACTGGACCAATGTTACGGGAGGCTCAGTTTCAGTCATCCCGGTAGGGACCACACCAACCGGAGTTACGGCCTTGACGAGTTTTACAAGTCCGTCCAACTGGGCCAACAGCTACGGTGAGCGTGTAAGAGGGTATATTGTGCCGACAGTTACAGGTGTTTATCAGTTTGCCATTGCCGGAGACAATGACTGTGAGCTCTGGCTCAGCACGACTAACAGTGCGGCCAATAAGGTCCTGATCGCCAACGTAGCCGGCTGGACGCCAGCGGGAAATTGGACCTACCAGCCTTCGCAGAAGTCCGGCCAGATTACATTGACCGCAGGACAGCGCTATTACGTAGAGGCGCTGCACAAAGAGGACCAGGGCGATGACTCCCTGTCCGTAGCCTGGACGGTTCCGGGTGGCGGATCAACGTTCACGGTCATTGACGGGGCGCATCTGGCTCCGATTCAGTAG